In one Nicotiana sylvestris chromosome 8, ASM39365v2, whole genome shotgun sequence genomic region, the following are encoded:
- the LOC104224300 gene encoding uncharacterized protein, whose product MGKTASRGDAAARAERKFEKKLEFYAKVKQTVTSLAAQKSITKKKKVRSRQKKLKAYDLSELSEFLPEFKASQQPKPAEFKLKSKNRKNLVLTESNQFQAVVNHPAFQADPLGAIHQHLQSTQPTLDEKPKRRENKNGNRKGKKKSKASAAPQSMEI is encoded by the exons ATGGGGAAGACAGCCTCACG CGGAGATGCAGCCGCTCGAGCTGAACGTAAATTCGAAAAGAAGCTCGAGTTTTATGCTA AGGTTAAACAGACAGTTACTTCATTAGCTGCCCAGAAGTCTATTACTAAG AAGAAGAAAGTAAGAAGTAGGCAAAAGAAATTAAAGGCTTATGATCTTTCCGAGCTTTCGGAGTTTCTCCCAGAGTTCAAAGCCTCTCAGCAACCAAAACCTGCAGAGTTCAAGTTGAAaagtaaaaataggaaaaatttaGT GTTGACGGAAAGCAATCAGTTTCAAGCAGTTGTTAATCATCCTGCTTTCCAGGCAGATCCGTTGGGTGCCATTCATCAACATCTTCAAAGCACGCAGCCGACCCTGGATGAAAAGCCAAAAAGAAGGGAAAACAAAAAtggaaatagaaaaggaaaaaagaaatctAAAGCCTCGGCCGCGCCACAGTCAATGGAGATATAG